Proteins encoded within one genomic window of Acidobacteriota bacterium:
- a CDS encoding FtsW/RodA/SpoVE family cell cycle protein: MAITRSTAADRTQRQLNQHPAPVFIPVNLVLSLIVSLLFGYGAWKVKAVQEVEYNFTDVSATLKEQEKIKPQRQTPVNLNAVTSSKEILPILDFLESDKDREFAAGIIYEYTRNNRLANVGQLAKVRYRENDLPPDAPEFRRRFDEAKKAADEAKLKRDEAAKQPKPVKWYIRLLEILGIVSPRAEEVAPPEPEVSVRLLSDISRIKDDVVVRAPWQFISGYWQMIGLYLVSMYVTQLFWWWKKGNSDVWLFPILHTLTGLGLLMSVSLKDPLRDRMEFEGFALGIVAGCIGIIAVSFIDLDKFRRSKTASWGWLAVAIGLSAALLLFGQGPEGSPDVKVNLLGFQPVEAIKIALVFFLAGIFGRNWEKLRELQHRTSLLPRALRAVNIPRIQDSLPVMAGVGVAMVFFFFQKDLGPALIVSCTFLTLYAVARGRSVLSIFGLAVIVLGFWGGYKLGSPPTVVDRVNMMLSPFDNYVRGGEQVAHALWAFSTGGLTGSGVGYGDARVIPAGYTDLIISVVGEQLGFAGILIVYGLYAVLLWRGIRIALTAAEKYDFFLALGLTLLTAYQIILISGGILGLIPLSGVVSPFLSHGKSSMLANCVIVGLLLLISSRTGKPEDTEPFHRQAGVVTLVLGMALLVIVGKAASVQVINADEIMIAGALVVRSEPYSADELADYKAEVYKHELAAARKKAGLPDTSATDEDDAGDKKNEDFEAKFKDDFLRKYGFGSRGRPYAKRDYVYNPRLTSIAQLVPRGAIYDRNGIPLATSNWEEIERNRKKYQELGVAVDHVCQRSDLRHYPFGDLLFHLLGNWRTRTNWAAANTDYIEKDYNDRLQGYSSYPERIRRYDSRIEAHVPITRQDFHDLIGVLHHRHQPDHPAMKEFLNRKRDVRMSIDIGLQQKVAVILREAIAKDQKLKRGSVVVMSPETGELLASVGYPWPGELKPIQTPKNASEKRREEIRAENLKNLGAMLIDRARFGTFPPGSTFKLVTAMAAMPNDEKAVFQCVPLGDGRVGFKIPGWGDPTRDDIGDKSAHGSVNLERGMVVSCNAYFAQLGVRIGAPRLFDTMSKFNISAGNPNTAEELGKTLPQSAYGQGEITASPFQMAKVASTVANHGKMPFGKWVIDESNQRTDEPREIVPMASAQLLARALRGVVTEGTGKVLANSSILIAGKTGTAEAGRGRKSHSWFVGFAPFGEPPARQIAFSVLIENSGYGSKYAAPVAKQVVEVARERQYISQE, from the coding sequence ATGGCCATTACTCGCAGCACCGCCGCAGACCGCACCCAAAGACAACTGAACCAGCATCCAGCCCCAGTTTTCATTCCCGTCAATCTTGTTCTTTCATTGATTGTTTCTCTCCTCTTTGGCTATGGAGCCTGGAAGGTCAAAGCTGTTCAGGAAGTGGAATACAATTTCACTGATGTTTCGGCTACCCTCAAAGAACAGGAAAAGATCAAACCACAACGGCAGACTCCGGTGAACCTCAATGCGGTGACATCTTCCAAGGAAATCCTTCCGATTCTTGATTTTCTGGAAAGTGATAAAGACCGTGAATTTGCCGCCGGAATCATTTATGAATACACCCGGAACAACCGGCTGGCCAATGTCGGTCAGCTCGCAAAAGTTCGCTATCGGGAAAACGACCTGCCTCCAGACGCTCCGGAGTTTCGTCGCCGCTTTGATGAGGCGAAAAAGGCTGCCGATGAAGCCAAACTCAAACGTGACGAAGCCGCAAAACAGCCGAAGCCGGTCAAATGGTACATTCGTCTTTTGGAAATCCTGGGTATTGTTTCGCCACGGGCTGAAGAAGTTGCGCCTCCAGAGCCAGAAGTTTCAGTTCGACTCTTATCTGACATTTCCCGGATCAAGGATGACGTCGTGGTCCGCGCTCCATGGCAATTTATCTCCGGCTACTGGCAAATGATTGGTCTGTATCTGGTTAGTATGTATGTGACACAACTCTTTTGGTGGTGGAAAAAAGGCAACTCCGATGTCTGGTTGTTCCCGATTTTGCACACGCTGACCGGACTTGGGTTGCTGATGAGCGTCAGCTTGAAAGACCCACTCCGGGATCGAATGGAATTTGAAGGCTTTGCCCTGGGGATTGTGGCTGGGTGTATCGGAATCATAGCGGTTTCCTTCATTGACCTGGACAAATTTCGCCGATCAAAAACTGCTTCCTGGGGTTGGCTGGCTGTTGCCATAGGGTTGTCGGCAGCGCTGCTTTTGTTTGGACAAGGCCCGGAAGGAAGCCCGGATGTCAAAGTGAACCTGCTGGGATTCCAACCCGTCGAAGCCATCAAAATTGCCCTGGTGTTCTTTCTGGCCGGAATCTTCGGACGCAATTGGGAAAAACTCCGCGAATTGCAACACCGCACGTCCTTACTGCCCAGGGCATTGCGAGCGGTCAATATTCCTCGAATCCAAGATTCACTCCCCGTGATGGCCGGAGTTGGGGTCGCCATGGTCTTTTTCTTCTTTCAAAAGGATTTAGGACCGGCACTGATTGTGTCATGCACCTTTTTGACCCTGTATGCTGTCGCCCGTGGACGATCTGTTCTTTCGATATTCGGACTCGCGGTGATTGTGCTTGGATTTTGGGGAGGGTACAAACTTGGCTCGCCTCCGACCGTGGTGGATCGGGTCAATATGATGCTCTCGCCGTTTGACAACTATGTGCGTGGCGGCGAACAGGTCGCCCATGCGCTCTGGGCTTTTTCCACGGGAGGATTGACCGGAAGTGGGGTGGGCTACGGTGACGCACGGGTGATCCCAGCCGGGTACACCGACTTGATTATTTCAGTGGTTGGTGAGCAGCTAGGATTTGCAGGTATTCTCATTGTTTATGGACTGTATGCGGTTTTGCTCTGGCGAGGTATCCGCATTGCCCTGACGGCGGCGGAAAAGTATGACTTCTTTTTGGCGCTTGGGCTGACATTGCTCACTGCCTATCAAATCATTCTGATCTCAGGTGGTATTCTGGGTTTGATACCGCTTTCCGGGGTCGTGTCTCCGTTTTTGAGCCACGGGAAATCCTCGATGCTGGCCAATTGTGTCATCGTCGGATTGTTGTTGTTGATTTCGTCACGAACTGGAAAACCAGAAGACACCGAACCTTTCCACCGACAAGCTGGTGTTGTGACATTGGTTCTGGGCATGGCATTGCTGGTTATTGTTGGGAAAGCCGCTTCTGTCCAGGTCATCAATGCGGATGAAATCATGATCGCGGGAGCACTGGTTGTTCGGAGCGAACCCTACTCGGCGGATGAATTGGCTGACTACAAAGCTGAAGTTTACAAACACGAACTGGCCGCCGCCCGCAAAAAAGCCGGGTTGCCAGATACTTCCGCCACTGATGAAGACGATGCTGGTGACAAGAAAAATGAAGATTTTGAAGCCAAATTCAAAGATGACTTTCTGCGAAAGTATGGATTTGGTTCGCGTGGTCGTCCCTATGCCAAACGCGACTATGTGTACAATCCACGCCTGACCAGCATTGCCCAGTTGGTGCCACGGGGCGCGATTTATGACCGGAATGGGATTCCATTAGCAACCAGCAACTGGGAGGAAATCGAACGGAACCGAAAGAAATATCAAGAGTTAGGTGTTGCCGTAGACCATGTTTGCCAGCGAAGCGACCTGCGACATTATCCATTTGGTGATCTGCTGTTTCATTTGCTTGGAAACTGGCGAACCCGGACCAACTGGGCGGCTGCCAACACAGACTATATTGAAAAGGATTACAACGACCGGTTGCAGGGCTACAGCAGTTACCCCGAACGAATCCGTCGGTATGATTCGCGGATTGAAGCTCATGTTCCGATCACGCGCCAGGATTTTCACGACCTGATTGGTGTTTTACACCATCGCCACCAGCCTGACCATCCCGCGATGAAGGAGTTTTTAAACCGCAAGCGGGATGTGCGGATGTCAATTGATATTGGGTTGCAGCAAAAAGTCGCGGTAATTCTTCGGGAAGCCATTGCCAAAGACCAGAAGCTCAAGCGTGGTTCAGTGGTTGTGATGTCGCCGGAAACTGGTGAATTGCTGGCTTCGGTCGGGTATCCGTGGCCTGGTGAACTTAAGCCGATACAGACGCCAAAAAACGCCAGTGAGAAACGCCGTGAAGAGATTCGAGCGGAAAATCTGAAAAATCTGGGGGCGATGTTGATTGACCGGGCGCGATTTGGGACGTTCCCGCCGGGCTCGACCTTCAAGCTGGTGACGGCCATGGCCGCCATGCCCAATGATGAAAAGGCTGTTTTTCAATGTGTTCCTCTTGGAGATGGCCGGGTTGGGTTCAAAATTCCGGGCTGGGGAGATCCGACCCGTGATGATATCGGAGACAAGTCAGCCCACGGGTCGGTCAACCTGGAACGTGGAATGGTTGTGTCGTGCAATGCCTACTTTGCTCAACTCGGAGTTCGCATCGGAGCGCCACGGTTGTTTGACACGATGAGCAAATTCAACATCAGCGCCGGGAACCCAAATACGGCAGAGGAATTAGGCAAAACCCTGCCACAATCAGCTTATGGGCAGGGAGAAATCACCGCTTCACCATTTCAAATGGCAAAAGTCGCATCCACCGTCGCCAACCATGGCAAGATGCCGTTTGGGAAATGGGTCATTGATGAAAGCAACCAGCGAACCGATGAGCCACGGGAAATTGTCCCGATGGCTTCGGCGCAACTGCTGGCACGGGCACTCCGCGGTGTTGTCACCGAAGGAACCGGAAAAGTTTTGGCAAACTCCTCAATCCTGATTGCTGGCAAGACGGGAACGGCGGAAGCTGGGCGCGGCAGAAAATCACATTCCTGGTTTGTCGGGTTTGCGCCTTTCGGCGAACCGCCAGCCCGTCAGATTGCTTTTAGCGTGTTGATCGAAAATAGCGGCTATGGCAGCAAATATGCCGCGCCAGTTGCCAAACAAGTCGTCGAAGTGGCTCGTGAGCGTCAGTACATTTCACAAGAATGA
- a CDS encoding serine/threonine protein kinase encodes MLLKNRYKVISRLGVGGFGETFLAEDTDLPSRRRCVIKRLKPVEGMLLEEAQRLFAQEAQILEELGKGSQGRVPELYAYFNEGEDFYLAMEYVNGIALDRKVSQTGPLDESEVWGRILRALLMTLEYVHARKVIHRDIKPANIIIRNDGTPVLIDYGIVKRQLTTLAGGQQAYAQSRSTTGTEGYTPDEQWKGKAIYASDLYALGMTAIFALTGKSPTELHDLETGEFVWRRYAPRVSAQLAGVLDKVVRENYRERYATASEMRLALDQARPEDERTVQRPIVANSALSPRVKDAQATNEVKTFRIAKPPAPLSGSLESPKSQPIQLFAAFDEDISNESGGSSVLRPVFLIVSLLFALLGSWQFFGFQHTKEENTHFWVAIGLFLISFGCAWLFFFLSIRKKDSEKPNTLV; translated from the coding sequence ATGCTCCTAAAAAATCGGTACAAAGTAATCAGTCGGCTTGGGGTCGGTGGGTTTGGGGAAACCTTTTTAGCTGAAGACACCGATTTACCTTCGCGGCGCCGGTGTGTGATCAAGCGATTGAAGCCTGTGGAGGGCATGCTTTTAGAAGAGGCGCAGCGGCTTTTTGCTCAGGAAGCACAAATCTTGGAAGAATTGGGAAAAGGATCCCAGGGCCGGGTGCCGGAACTTTATGCGTATTTTAATGAAGGGGAGGATTTTTACCTGGCGATGGAATATGTTAACGGCATCGCTCTGGACAGAAAGGTAAGCCAAACTGGGCCTTTGGATGAATCGGAAGTCTGGGGGCGGATTTTGCGGGCATTATTGATGACATTGGAATATGTCCACGCCCGAAAAGTAATTCATCGAGATATTAAGCCAGCCAACATCATTATTCGGAATGACGGCACTCCGGTGTTGATTGACTATGGAATTGTGAAACGACAGTTGACAACGCTGGCCGGCGGTCAGCAGGCATACGCCCAATCAAGAAGCACGACGGGAACCGAAGGCTACACACCAGATGAACAATGGAAAGGAAAAGCGATCTATGCCAGCGATTTGTATGCGCTTGGGATGACCGCTATTTTCGCACTCACCGGTAAATCCCCAACCGAACTGCACGATCTTGAGACAGGAGAATTTGTGTGGCGTCGATACGCTCCACGGGTAAGCGCCCAACTGGCAGGTGTCTTAGATAAAGTGGTGAGGGAAAACTATCGAGAACGATATGCCACAGCTTCCGAAATGCGCTTAGCTTTGGACCAGGCTCGCCCGGAAGATGAGCGAACTGTCCAACGTCCCATAGTCGCCAATTCAGCGCTGTCACCACGTGTGAAAGATGCTCAAGCCACCAATGAGGTAAAGACATTCCGAATTGCCAAACCTCCAGCACCGTTGTCAGGTTCACTTGAGTCACCCAAAAGCCAGCCCATCCAGCTCTTTGCCGCTTTTGATGAGGACATATCCAACGAATCAGGTGGAAGTTCGGTCCTGCGTCCAGTTTTTTTGATTGTATCCCTTTTGTTTGCTCTGTTAGGGAGCTGGCAATTTTTCGGGTTTCAACATACCAAAGAAGAAAATACACATTTTTGGGTTGCGATTGGATTGTTTTTGATTTCGTTTGGCTGTGCCTGGCTTTTTTTCTTTCTGAGTATCAGAAAGAAAGATTCAGAGAAACCAAACACTCTGGTTTAG